From a region of the Stegostoma tigrinum isolate sSteTig4 chromosome 25, sSteTig4.hap1, whole genome shotgun sequence genome:
- the rassf8b gene encoding ras association domain-containing protein 8b, with the protein MMELKVWVDGVQRIVCGVTEVTTCQEVVIALAQAIGRTGRYTLIEKWRETERHLAPHENPLAALNKWGQYASDVQLILRRTGPSLSERPTSDSSGRGPERTLYRQSLPPLAKLRPQYDGSLKRKEPKRKSLTFTAGPKGFVDVFGKVKESEVKHQTLNFRAPVKELKKLVLFQKDKLHTLQSQLESNQVEIRYWEGKANPRIDEEILRLGQRIKKNEIEIEEEEFWENEWQIEQENESQLKEQLKEVKQRIRDCEDKLKDYTRKIQEMESGIEAEKLQQELRGAHINEDEVTGNLIKIRNDIELKCQQSARLKNSLRAVERTLGQANKKFQERELELEQLTKELRQVNLQQFIQQTGTKVSVLPAEPTDDELPASQEKASVTPAASPKGPSPARQLPSNLRLLQNPLISGFNPEGIYV; encoded by the exons ATGATGGAGCTGAAAGTATGGGTGGATGGAGTCCAGCGTATTGTGTGTGGAGTGACAGAGGTCACAACCTGCCAGGAGGTGGTCATTGCCCTGGCTCAAGCCATAG GAAGAACTGGCCGCTACACACTCATTGAGAAATGGAGGGAGACAGAACGACACCTAGCGCCGCATGAGAATCCGCTCGCAGCCCTGAATAAATGGGGCCAGTATGCCAGTGATGTGCAGCTGATATTACGACGAACTGGCCCTTCGTTGAGCGAGAGACCCACATCAGACAGCTCCGGCCGAGGACCTGAGAGGACTCTGTACCGACAAAGCCTTCCCCCACTAGCTAAGCTGAGACCACAATATGATGGATCATTAAAAAGGAAAGAACCAAAAAGGAAGTCATTGACTTTCACAGCAGGCCCGAAAGGGTTTGTTGACGTTTTTGGAAAGGTCAAGGAATCGGAAGTCAAGCACCAAACTCTCAACTTCAGAGCCCCAGTCAAAGAGCTAAAGAAGCTGGTTCTCTTCCAAAAGGACAAGCTCCACACTCTTCAGAGCCAGCTGGAATCCAATCAGGTGGAGATCAGGTACTGGGAGGGCAAGGCAAACCCCAGGATTGACGAGGAGATTCTGAGACTGGGCCAAAGGATCAAAAAGAATGAAATTGAGATCGAAGAGGAGGAGTTCTGGGAGAATGAGTGGCAGATTGAACAGGAAAACGAAAGCCAGCTGAAGGAGCAGCTGAAAGAGGTGAAGCAGAGGATCAGGGACTGTGAGGACAAGCTGAAGGACTACACACGGAAAATCCAGGAGATGGAGAGCGGCATTGAGGCGGAGAAGCTGCAGCAGGAGCTGCGCGGGGCTCATATCAATGAGGATGAGGTCACAGGGAACTTGATCAAAATCCGAAATGATATTGAGCTCAAGTGCCAACAGAGTGCGAGGCTGAAGAACAGCCTGAGAGCTGTGGAAAGGACTTTGGGCCAAGCCAACAAAAAGTTTCAG GAGAGAGAACTAGAGCTGGAGCAACTGACCAAGGAGCTAAGGCAAGTGAacctccaacagttcatccaacAGACGGGGACTAAGGTCTCAGTACTTCCTGCTGAACCAACTGATGACGAACTGCCTGCATCCCAAGAGAAAG CGTCAGTGACCCCTGCTGCATCACCGAAAGGGCCAAGCCCAGCAAGGCAGCTTCCCAGCAACTTGAGACTTCTGCAGAACCCTCTGATTTCAGGCTTTAACCCAGAGGGTATCTATGTATAA